Proteins encoded in a region of the Candidatus Palauibacter australiensis genome:
- a CDS encoding Na+:solute symporter has translation MALTTLDWVVVCVYGAIVLAIGFGFARRAGGSVEDYFIAGRSLPWWLAGTSIAATWFATDAPLATAALVRRQGVYGNWLWWYEAAGILMLTFFYARLWRRAGVLTDAEVIEIRYGGAPARALRGFSAVYQGLLKNAVVMGWVMLAMVKFSRVLLGWDPAVTLAVCVGLALAYTVASGLWGVVVTDLLQFVAGMLGAITLAGIVLTRFGGPAAMADAVRAVPEAPPGALDLVPSAGTASSLEIVSFLCLIGILWLRSGQGDGYVAQRLFATRDERQAVKASLWFAFAGTVLLTWPWIVVGLGSLLVFPPTAMDPALAADPELAYPMMIRELMPAGLRGLMVATFLAAFMSTMDTHLCWGASYMVNDIYRRFLRKDRSERHYVAASRIMVVLLAVVAAGVAWQMDSIQRGWIYIIELTAGVALVWLLRWYWWRVNAWAEIAAMAGSVLLANGRVLVGALDPVLPAAAIRAADGFYAPEMDLIRAVVILVACTALWLAVVLVTRPESDEVLDRFYRRVHPGGWWRRVAERTGVRSTDPPASRMWPGFLLGALFVYASLLGIGYVLTGRAGAGALLIVVSLAAGAITVRIAHADTSPASSETSAPSRTSP, from the coding sequence ATGGCGCTGACCACGCTCGACTGGGTCGTCGTCTGCGTGTACGGCGCGATCGTCCTCGCCATCGGGTTCGGGTTCGCCCGGCGGGCGGGCGGCAGCGTCGAGGACTACTTCATCGCGGGGCGCTCGCTCCCCTGGTGGCTCGCGGGCACGTCCATCGCGGCCACGTGGTTCGCGACGGACGCCCCGCTCGCGACGGCCGCTCTCGTGCGCCGGCAGGGCGTGTACGGCAACTGGCTCTGGTGGTACGAGGCGGCCGGGATCCTCATGCTGACCTTCTTCTACGCGCGTCTGTGGCGGCGCGCGGGCGTCCTCACGGACGCCGAGGTCATCGAGATCCGCTACGGCGGGGCGCCGGCCCGGGCGCTGCGGGGCTTCTCCGCCGTCTACCAGGGCCTCCTCAAGAACGCCGTCGTCATGGGCTGGGTCATGCTGGCGATGGTGAAGTTCAGCCGCGTGCTCCTCGGCTGGGACCCCGCGGTGACCCTGGCCGTGTGCGTCGGACTCGCGCTGGCCTACACGGTCGCGTCGGGACTCTGGGGCGTCGTGGTCACCGATCTGCTCCAGTTCGTCGCCGGCATGCTCGGGGCGATCACCCTGGCGGGGATCGTACTCACGCGCTTCGGCGGTCCGGCGGCGATGGCGGACGCCGTGCGCGCCGTCCCGGAGGCCCCACCCGGCGCCCTCGATCTCGTGCCGTCCGCCGGGACCGCGTCCTCGCTCGAGATCGTCTCCTTCCTGTGCCTCATCGGCATCCTGTGGCTGAGGAGCGGGCAGGGCGACGGCTACGTGGCCCAGCGCCTGTTCGCGACGCGGGACGAGCGGCAGGCCGTGAAGGCCTCGCTGTGGTTCGCCTTCGCGGGCACCGTGCTCCTCACCTGGCCCTGGATCGTGGTGGGACTCGGGTCGCTCCTCGTCTTTCCGCCGACGGCCATGGATCCGGCGCTCGCCGCCGACCCCGAACTCGCCTATCCCATGATGATCCGGGAACTCATGCCGGCCGGGCTCAGGGGGCTGATGGTCGCCACCTTCCTGGCCGCGTTCATGAGCACGATGGACACGCACCTGTGCTGGGGGGCGTCGTACATGGTGAACGACATCTACCGCCGTTTTCTGAGGAAGGACCGCTCCGAGCGGCACTACGTCGCGGCGTCGCGGATCATGGTCGTGCTGCTCGCGGTGGTCGCCGCGGGCGTGGCCTGGCAGATGGATTCGATCCAGCGGGGGTGGATCTACATCATCGAACTCACGGCGGGGGTCGCGCTCGTCTGGCTCCTGCGCTGGTACTGGTGGCGGGTGAACGCGTGGGCCGAGATCGCGGCCATGGCCGGCTCGGTGCTCCTGGCCAACGGGCGCGTACTGGTGGGCGCGCTCGATCCCGTGCTGCCCGCCGCGGCGATCCGGGCCGCGGACGGCTTCTACGCGCCGGAGATGGACCTCATTCGGGCGGTCGTCATCCTCGTCGCCTGCACCGCGCTCTGGCTCGCCGTCGTGCTCGTCACCCGGCCCGAGTCGGACGAAGTGCTGGACCGCTTCTACCGGCGGGTACACCCCGGCGGCTGGTGGCGCCGCGTGGCGGAGCGCACCGGCGTCCGCTCCACCGACCCGCCGGCGAGCCGCATGTGGCCGGGCTTCCTGCTCGGCGCGCTCTTCGTCTACGCGAGCCTGCTCGGCATCGGATACGTGCTCACGGGCCGGGCCGGCGCGGGCGCGCTCCTGATCGTCGTGTCTCTTGCGGCGGGGGCCATCACGGTGCGGATCGCGCACGCGGACACCTCCCCCGCGTCCTCGGAGACTTCCGCGCCCTCGCGGACCTCGCCATGA